ATGCATTTATGAGAAGCTCTCCGTTTAAGAAGCTAAATGCACCGCTTCCGATTCCAAGATACTCGTGGTGGCTTCCTACGTATTCATCGCGCAAATTTGCGTTATCGCGACCAAACGCCCAGGCGTTACTTTGGTGGTAGTCGCTGAAATTTTCGCAAATGAGCTCATAAAACTCGCGCTCGTTATCGCTATCATCCACGCCAAGTGAGCGAGCTATCGCGTCACGCGTAAGCGGAGACTTCATAAGCGGATAGAAAGTTATCTGCTCAGGAGCGATTGATTTTGCGATTTTTACATCATGTAAAAGCTGCTCTCTAGTCTGATTTGGCAGGTTAAAAATAAGATCAAGACTTATCGTAGGCAGCACGCCCATAGCTTTTCTTAGCTTTTCTTGAAGCTGCTCGCTTGAACCGAAGCGATCATATCTGGCAACTTTTTTTAAGATGTCATCGCTAAAGCTTTGCACACCGACGCTTAAGCGGTCGATGAGCCCTTGAAATCTCTTTAAATTTTCTGGATCGATGTGGTTTGGATCGCTCTCACACGATATATCTTTGATATCAAAGAGCTCTTTTGCAAGCACAAGCGTCTTTTCAAGCTCAGGCTCGTTTATAAGCGTGGTTCCGCCACCTACATACATCGATGTAAAGTTAAATCCGGCCTCCTTAACCTGCCTCATCTCTTCGCGCAAATTTGCAAAATAATGCACCGCAAGCTCTTGTTCGTAATGATACTTATGAAATGAGCAGTAAGGGCAAAAAGTGTGGCAAAACGGCACGTGCGCGTACAGCATATACTCGGTGTCAGGCTTTGGAATTTTATTAATCTTATTATCTAATATATTTATATTTAGCCCATTATAAAGGGACTTTTGCATAGAATTATGAGCGTAATTAACTGCAAATTTTTCTATAACATTCTTAAAACCCATAATTAATTCCTTTTTATAAAACAATCTTTATATATAATAGTCGTAAATTTACCAAAAAAAGTATTATAATTATTTTAAATTTTTAAAACTAATTGGAAGCTCTAAGTTTAAGCCCTTAACTATCCTTATACACTCTTGCAGATCGTCAATCGACTTGCCGGCTACTCTTACCTCTTCGCCTCTTATTGCGGCGCTTACTTTTAGTTTGGCGTCTTTTATAGCTTTTGTGATCTTTTTTGCGTTATCGCTATCAAGTGTATCATTTAATTTAAGCGTAGCTTTTATATTTCCTCCGCTTGCGCTTTCTCGTTTGGTTTCGCTAACTGCCACAGGCGGTATATTGCGCTTGATAAGCTTTGAGATGACGATATCTTTTAACGCGTCGATTTTATTATCGCTTGTGCTAAGAAGAGTGATAAATTTATCCTTTTCATTTAGCTCGATCTCAGCAGCGATACCTTTAAAGTCATACCTTGCGGCAACCTCTTTTTTCGCTGTTTCAAGAGCGTTTTTAACCTCCATCAGATCAACTTGCGCACTTATATCAAAGCTATGTTCGGTAGCCATTTAACTCTCCTTTATAAAATTTTCTATATTTTTTACTATCAAATTTATGAGCTTTTCACGCGCCTCTTTGCTCGCCCAGGCGACATGTGGCGTGATTATCAAATTTTCTTTGTTTTTGATATTTAAAAGCGGGTGATTTTCTCTCATCGGCTCGCTTTCAAGCACATCTACGCAAGCCATCAAATTTCGCTCATCAATTGCCTTAGCAAGTGCGCTTTCATCAACTATCCCGCCGCGCCCGAAATTCATAAGCACTGCGCCCTCTTTCATCAAATTTAGCTCTTTAGAAGAGATTAAATTTCGTGTTTTTTCATTAAGGGGAGCGTGTATACTTGCGATATCGCAGCTATTTAAAAGCTCGTCTAAATTTTGCCTTTTAAACTCGGCGTTATCATTTGCTCCGCTTGTTGAGTAGTAACTAACGTTTGCGCCAAAGGCCGCAGCTATCCTAGCTACGCTTCTTCCTATCTCACCAAGTCCGATGATGCCGAAATTCTTACCGCTTATCTCGCCGATAGATCTATCTAAATTCGTAAAAATTTCGCTCTTTACCCACTCGCCGCTTTGCACATAATCATCGTAAAATTTAATGCGATTTACTAACGCTAACAAACAAGCAAAAGTGTGCTGCGCAACGCTGTTAGTCGAGTAGCCTGCGACGTTTTTAACGGCTATATTTTTAGCCTTTGCATAGTCTAGATCGACATTATTCATGCCTGTTGCGCTTATACAAATCAGCTTTAAATTTGTCGCATCCATAACATCGCGGCCAATAATAACCTTGTTAGTTATCACGACATCAGCACCCTTTAAACGCTCTATGGTCTCGCTTTTATCAGTCTTATCATAACTTACAAACTCGCCAAATTTAGCAAAAACATCAAGGCTAACGTCACTTCCTAAAGTTGAAGCGTCAAGGCAGACTATTTTCATGTTTAACCCTTTATGTAGTGTCCCACGAATTTAGAAGCGTTGTTTAAAATTTCTCCGCCTTTTCTATACCCGAGCGCGCAAGCCTCATAGGCAAAAAAGACTCCAGCTTGATAACTATCACCTCTTTCGTCTTTGTTAAATTCGTAAAATTCTTGATACACGGCTCTGTTTTTCTCGTATTCGCCATCACTGCTAACACTAACACTTCCGTCAGCTTCTATAATGCTAACATTTGCTCCTTCACGCCCAAATATAGGCTTTTTAACACATTTTTTACTTACTAACGGTTTGTCTGAAGCCTCAAGCAAAAGGGGATGATCTGGGTAAAGATCCCAAAGAATTTTTAAAATGCCCTTGCTTTGAAACATAAGCGTATAAGCAGGATTTAAGATAATAGCTCTTTGATTTGCCATTATATTTTTAAGAATTAATGCAAGCTCACCCTCCTGCACGGCAATATCCTCCCAAGGAACAAGCTTAAACCAGTATTCATAATTTTCACCGCCTTTGAAGATGCCCTCTTCATCGTTAAACTCAACCTCATCGACATAGGCAAAATCCGCATGAAATCCCGCCTCTTTAGCGATATACTCAAGCAGTTTTACACTCTGTTCATCCTCGATGCTGCCAGCAATAGAGCTAAACAGAATTTTCCACCCCTCATAAAGCTTGTTAAACTCGCTTGTATCCTCGCTAAGCGTTATAAGACGCTTGAAATTTTCCTTTAAAGCTTCATAAAGATCGTTAAACTGCGAGCTCTTATCCATGCCGTTAAATTTCAAAATCGCCCACTGAATGATCGCGGTTTCAAAGATCGCAGTCGGTGTATCGGCGTTAAATTCGATTAGTTTTATCGGCTTGCCACCAAGTCCGCCCGCCAAGTCAAATCGCCCATAAAGATGCCAGTGAACTTCGTTTTCCCAGCTCTCTTTTACCATATCAACAAGATTAAAAGGTATGCCAACCTCGTGATAGAGGTTATTATCTATTATATGCTGCCCTGCGGTTACAAACATATCGTATAGTTCATTTGCCGCCTCGTAGTATGCTTCGGCCTCTTGCTCGCTAACCTCCACAAGCTCATCTGCGATATATGAGCTATCGTCACTATCTGTGTGCCAAGCAAAGCCGATATTTTCTAAAAACGCCTTATCTAAAGGCTTGACTTTTTTTAAATTTAACATCATCCACCTACCGATTGATTAGTTTTGCTTCCGCTACCGAAAAATCCGCTCTTACCGCCAGCAGGCTTGCCTGCAGAGCTTGTAGCTTTAGCTTTATTAAAGCTATCAACGCTTCTTGAGTAAGTCGAAGGATTTTTATAAGCTGTTTGACGATGGCTTTGGAAACCTTGATTATTAAACAGCTTGCTACCTATCCAGCTTCCTAAAATAGCGCCCGCAGCCGAAGCTAGCAATGTCTCGCCAAGACTAAGCCCGCCGCTACTAAGCTGTGCATCAGGTTTTGTCAAATTTGAAGTGCCGTTATCTATCTTAGCGTTTTCTTCGGCGATTAGCTTATCCATCTCCTCTTTTGTTAGCACGCGCTCCTTGCCGTCAAGCTGCTTTAGCACGACTCTGGTTTCGCTGCTTGGATACTCTTCAAGCACTTTGTAAGAGCCAGGCGCAGTCTCTTCTATGATGACGAAAGCTCCTTGAGCTTGCGCTGCTTCTTGCACTACGCTTTGATCCTCTCCACCTCCGCTACATCCCGCAAGACCTGCCATAACTACCGCGCCAAATCCGCCTACAGCGGCATAAGTTGCAATTTTTTTGATTCTTTTCATACTTCACCTACTATCTGTTTTATTGATTTTTCGTTTCTTACCCATATCACGCCGTCTTTAAATTTGATAAATTTTGACTTGCCGATATTTTTAATGATCAGTTTTTGTATCTTTTTTATCTTTTTATTTTTTAAATTTAAGCCTTTTAAAAACTCGCTTAAGCTAAGCCATTTTTTGACCTTTGGCTCATCTTTTACTTCGCTATCAAATTTAGCTTTTTCTTCACTCTGGGTTGTCTCATAACCTTCGTCAAATTCGACATCTATCGGACGGATATATTCGCCATTTTGTCTTGCTAAAAGCGGACGTTCAAGCATCTGTAAAAAATATCTAAATTTCTCGTCGCGCTCTTTGTAAATTTCAGCGATTTCATCCTTGTTAGCGATTAAAATTTGCTCTTTTTGTGCGTGCAAACGCTCTTTATCATCTTGCAAATTTCTATTTTGCTCTTTTAGCTCTTCAAGCTGTGTTAGCAAAAATTTGATAAATTCACTTTGCTCTTCAGTAGTTTCGCTTGAATTGTTACTAACGATTTTTTTAGTGTTTGTTTTGGTTGTTTTAGCTTTTGTTTGTGGCTCGTTAGTTGCTTCATCGTCTTCGATTAGCACGTATTTAATGCCTTTTTCATCGATTGATTTTAAGCTTTTTCGTCTTATCCTGTTATAGATCGCCTCTTTTGTTATGCCTAGAACTTCGGCGGCTTCACTAACGGATAACTTACGCATAAATTTCCTTTTCTTTAAAAAATGCAGATATTATGGCAGATTTAGGCTAATAAAGAAGTTAAACTAACTAACGCGAAGTTAGTTAGTTTAATTTGGTTAGAGTTTTGACTCGTAGCGTCTAAGCATATAAAGACGTTTAAGCATTTTTTTACGAGCTGAAATTTTTTGCTTTTTGCGAATTTCAGTCATAGGCTCGAAAAATCTTCTTGCTCTAACTTCAGTTACAACAAGGTTTCTATCGACTTGCTTTTTAAATTTCCTATATGCTTCGTCAAAAGACTCATTAGGATGTACCTTAATTCCTGGCACGACCCTCACCACCTTTCGATTAAAATAGAGTGCGATTATACTTAAATTTTCTTAAATTTCAAAATTTATTTAGTTTTCTACTTATTATAAGATTGCTTTAACTACAAAAGTTCTATAATTAAAATTTAAAATATTACATTTTTAAAACAGGAATTTTGATGTCAAATTTAATAGATAATCCCCAGTCTAATTACGCCAAAAAGCGCTATATTTTTTATTCGATTTTGACCTGTATCGCGCTGATACTGCCGTTTATCCGCATCGGTGGCAATCACTTCTTCCTACTTCGTTTTGACAAAAAGCAGCTTCACCTGCTCTTTAACAGCTTTGATACGCAAGAGCTTTATCTGATGCCGTTTGTGCTTATCATATTTTTTCTTACTATATTTTTTCTTACGACACTTGGCGGAAGGGTTTGGTGCGGTTGGAGCTGTCCGCAGACGATATTTCGAGTGATTTATCGCGATCTTATCCAGACTAAAATTTTAAAACTTCACAAAAACATAAATAACAAACAAAAGCCTATAGATGGTCAAAATTTCAAGAAATTTATAGGCGTAGCGATCTGGTCTGT
This Campylobacter sp. RM16192 DNA region includes the following protein-coding sequences:
- a CDS encoding coproporphyrinogen III oxidase family protein; protein product: MGFKNVIEKFAVNYAHNSMQKSLYNGLNINILDNKINKIPKPDTEYMLYAHVPFCHTFCPYCSFHKYHYEQELAVHYFANLREEMRQVKEAGFNFTSMYVGGGTTLINEPELEKTLVLAKELFDIKDISCESDPNHIDPENLKRFQGLIDRLSVGVQSFSDDILKKVARYDRFGSSEQLQEKLRKAMGVLPTISLDLIFNLPNQTREQLLHDVKIAKSIAPEQITFYPLMKSPLTRDAIARSLGVDDSDNEREFYELICENFSDYHQSNAWAFGRDNANLRDEYVGSHHEYLGIGSGAFSFLNGELLINAFNLLDYGRMVKNHESPVIAKCSFTKKDRLKYIFLTELFDGGVDIAKYNEFNRANIHKELFVELNLLKLVNAIYEENGMIKPTFFGKYICLVLMRDFYAGMDKVRAIFKDDAKIKRSKKLRIMEENTEPNFDNSVISPKAAV
- a CDS encoding UPF0323 family lipoprotein produces the protein MKRIKKIATYAAVGGFGAVVMAGLAGCSGGGEDQSVVQEAAQAQGAFVIIEETAPGSYKVLEEYPSSETRVVLKQLDGKERVLTKEEMDKLIAEENAKIDNGTSNLTKPDAQLSSGGLSLGETLLASAAGAILGSWIGSKLFNNQGFQSHRQTAYKNPSTYSRSVDSFNKAKATSSAGKPAGGKSGFFGSGSKTNQSVGG
- a CDS encoding DNA-binding protein yields the protein MRKLSVSEAAEVLGITKEAIYNRIRRKSLKSIDEKGIKYVLIEDDEATNEPQTKAKTTKTNTKKIVSNNSSETTEEQSEFIKFLLTQLEELKEQNRNLQDDKERLHAQKEQILIANKDEIAEIYKERDEKFRYFLQMLERPLLARQNGEYIRPIDVEFDEGYETTQSEEKAKFDSEVKDEPKVKKWLSLSEFLKGLNLKNKKIKKIQKLIIKNIGKSKFIKFKDGVIWVRNEKSIKQIVGEV
- the rpsU gene encoding 30S ribosomal protein S21, encoding MPGIKVHPNESFDEAYRKFKKQVDRNLVVTEVRARRFFEPMTEIRKKQKISARKKMLKRLYMLRRYESKL
- a CDS encoding D-2-hydroxyacid dehydrogenase; its protein translation is MKIVCLDASTLGSDVSLDVFAKFGEFVSYDKTDKSETIERLKGADVVITNKVIIGRDVMDATNLKLICISATGMNNVDLDYAKAKNIAVKNVAGYSTNSVAQHTFACLLALVNRIKFYDDYVQSGEWVKSEIFTNLDRSIGEISGKNFGIIGLGEIGRSVARIAAAFGANVSYYSTSGANDNAEFKRQNLDELLNSCDIASIHAPLNEKTRNLISSKELNLMKEGAVLMNFGRGGIVDESALAKAIDERNLMACVDVLESEPMRENHPLLNIKNKENLIITPHVAWASKEAREKLINLIVKNIENFIKES
- a CDS encoding glutathionylspermidine synthase family protein; this translates as MLNLKKVKPLDKAFLENIGFAWHTDSDDSSYIADELVEVSEQEAEAYYEAANELYDMFVTAGQHIIDNNLYHEVGIPFNLVDMVKESWENEVHWHLYGRFDLAGGLGGKPIKLIEFNADTPTAIFETAIIQWAILKFNGMDKSSQFNDLYEALKENFKRLITLSEDTSEFNKLYEGWKILFSSIAGSIEDEQSVKLLEYIAKEAGFHADFAYVDEVEFNDEEGIFKGGENYEYWFKLVPWEDIAVQEGELALILKNIMANQRAIILNPAYTLMFQSKGILKILWDLYPDHPLLLEASDKPLVSKKCVKKPIFGREGANVSIIEADGSVSVSSDGEYEKNRAVYQEFYEFNKDERGDSYQAGVFFAYEACALGYRKGGEILNNASKFVGHYIKG
- a CDS encoding YajQ family cyclic di-GMP-binding protein translates to MATEHSFDISAQVDLMEVKNALETAKKEVAARYDFKGIAAEIELNEKDKFITLLSTSDNKIDALKDIVISKLIKRNIPPVAVSETKRESASGGNIKATLKLNDTLDSDNAKKITKAIKDAKLKVSAAIRGEEVRVAGKSIDDLQECIRIVKGLNLELPISFKNLK